The following are encoded together in the Streptomyces rapamycinicus NRRL 5491 genome:
- a CDS encoding ABC transporter ATP-binding protein has product MKTAISVSGLHKSFGRTHALDGLDLEVEAGEVHGFLGPNGAGKSTTIRVLLGLLRADSGAVQMLGKDPWHDAVDLHRHIAYVPGDVTLWRNLSGGEVIDLYGRLRGGLDTARRAELLERFELDPTKKGRTYSKGNRQKVALVAAFASEVELLILDEPTSGLDPLMEEVFRECVAEERDRGRTVLLSSHILSEVEALCRRVSIIRKGRRVESGTLTELRHLTRTSVTAELAGEPNGLSGLPGVHNVDIQGGQVKLQVDSDKMDAVLRQLTQVGVRSLISTPPTLEELFLRHYQDDITGTEAEAIAR; this is encoded by the coding sequence ATGAAAACGGCAATCTCCGTGTCCGGCCTCCACAAGTCCTTCGGCCGGACCCACGCGTTGGACGGCCTCGACCTCGAAGTCGAGGCAGGTGAGGTCCATGGCTTCCTCGGGCCCAACGGCGCCGGGAAGTCCACGACCATCCGGGTCCTCCTCGGGCTGCTCCGCGCCGACTCCGGCGCGGTGCAGATGCTCGGCAAGGACCCCTGGCACGACGCGGTCGACCTCCACCGCCACATCGCGTACGTCCCCGGAGACGTCACCCTGTGGCGCAACCTGAGCGGTGGAGAGGTCATCGACCTGTACGGGCGGCTGCGCGGTGGTCTGGACACCGCACGCCGCGCCGAGCTGCTGGAGCGGTTCGAGCTCGACCCCACCAAGAAGGGCCGTACGTACTCCAAGGGCAATCGCCAGAAAGTCGCCCTGGTCGCCGCGTTCGCATCCGAAGTGGAGCTGCTGATCCTCGACGAGCCGACCTCCGGGCTCGACCCGCTCATGGAGGAGGTCTTCCGCGAGTGCGTCGCCGAGGAGCGCGACCGCGGTCGTACGGTGCTGCTCTCCAGCCACATCCTCAGCGAGGTCGAGGCGCTCTGCCGGCGGGTGAGCATCATCCGCAAGGGCCGCCGGGTGGAGTCCGGCACCCTCACCGAGCTGCGCCATCTGACCCGTACGTCGGTGACCGCCGAGCTCGCCGGCGAGCCCAACGGCCTGTCCGGCCTCCCCGGCGTGCACAACGTGGACATCCAGGGCGGCCAGGTCAAGCTCCAGGTCGACTCCGACAAGATGGACGCCGTGCTGCGGCAGCTCACCCAGGTCGGGGTGCGCAGCCTCATCTCCACCCCGCCCACCCTGGAAGAGCTCTTCCTGCGCCACTACCAGGACGACATCACGGGCACGGAAGCCGAGGCGATCGCCCGATGA
- a CDS encoding GbsR/MarR family transcriptional regulator: MRETIEPGGAPGDARGEAARDEAAVSRFVERFAADLTEAGMQRMAARVLAALLVSDSGALTSAELAERLRISPAAVSGAIRYLSQVDMVVREREPGSRRDRYRLYNNGVWYETLTRRDQIVARWESTMRDGAKVLGPDTPAGLRITETADFFEFVQRELPKMLERWRAQQAERRAAEAREAEAG, encoded by the coding sequence GTGAGGGAGACGATCGAACCGGGGGGCGCGCCCGGTGACGCGCGCGGTGAAGCGGCGCGTGACGAGGCGGCGGTGTCCAGGTTCGTCGAGCGGTTCGCGGCCGATCTGACCGAGGCCGGGATGCAGCGCATGGCGGCGCGGGTCCTCGCGGCGCTCCTCGTCTCCGACTCCGGGGCACTCACCTCGGCGGAGCTCGCCGAGCGGCTGCGGATCAGCCCGGCCGCGGTCTCGGGCGCGATCCGCTATCTGTCGCAGGTGGACATGGTGGTGCGGGAGCGCGAGCCGGGCTCCCGCCGCGATCGCTACCGGCTCTACAACAACGGGGTCTGGTACGAGACCCTGACCCGCCGCGACCAGATCGTCGCCCGCTGGGAGAGCACCATGCGGGACGGTGCGAAGGTGCTCGGCCCCGACACCCCGGCGGGGCTGCGGATCACCGAGACCGCCGACTTCTTCGAGTTCGTCCAGCGGGAGCTGCCCAAGATGCTGGAGCGCTGGCGCGCCCAGCAGGCCGAGCGCCGCGCCGCCGAGGCCCGCGAGGCCGAAGCGGGCTGA
- a CDS encoding adenylosuccinate synthase, whose translation MPALVLLGAQWGDEGKGKATDLLGGSVDYVVRYQGGNNAGHTVVVGDQKYALHLLPSGILSPGCTPVIGNGVVVDPAVLLSELSGLADRGVDTSKLLISGNAHLITPYHTTLDKVSERFLGKRKIGTTGRGIGPAYADKINRVGIRVQDLFDESILRQKVEAALDNKNQVLAKLYNRRAIAVDQVVEELLGYADPLSGYVADTTLLLNNAIDQGQVVLFEGGQGTLLDVDHGTYPFVTSSNPTAGGACTGTGVGPTKISRVIGILKAYTTRVGAGPFPTELLDEDGEKLRTIGGERGVTTGRDRRCGWFDAVIARYATRVNGLTDFFLTKLDVLTGWERIPVCVAYEIDGKRVEELPYSQTDFHHAKPIYETLPGWSEDITKAKTFDELPKNAQKYVQALEEMSGAPISAIGVGPGRDETIQINSFL comes from the coding sequence GTGCCCGCACTTGTGCTGCTCGGTGCTCAGTGGGGTGACGAGGGCAAGGGAAAGGCCACCGATCTGCTCGGTGGTTCCGTGGACTACGTAGTGCGCTACCAGGGCGGTAACAACGCGGGCCACACGGTGGTGGTCGGCGACCAGAAGTACGCGCTGCACCTCCTCCCGTCCGGAATCCTCTCGCCCGGGTGTACCCCGGTCATCGGCAATGGCGTCGTCGTGGACCCCGCGGTCCTGCTCTCCGAGCTGAGCGGTCTCGCCGACCGCGGCGTCGACACGTCCAAGCTGCTGATCAGCGGTAACGCCCATCTGATCACGCCGTATCACACGACCCTCGACAAGGTGTCGGAACGATTCCTCGGCAAGCGGAAGATCGGCACCACGGGCCGCGGCATCGGCCCGGCCTACGCGGACAAGATCAACCGGGTGGGCATCCGGGTCCAGGACCTCTTCGACGAGTCGATCCTGCGGCAGAAGGTCGAGGCGGCCCTGGACAACAAGAACCAGGTGCTGGCCAAGCTCTACAATCGCCGCGCCATCGCGGTCGACCAGGTCGTCGAGGAGCTGCTGGGCTACGCGGACCCGCTCAGCGGCTATGTCGCCGACACCACCCTGCTGCTCAACAACGCCATCGACCAGGGCCAGGTCGTGCTGTTCGAGGGCGGACAGGGCACCCTGCTCGACGTCGACCACGGCACGTATCCCTTCGTCACCTCCTCCAACCCGACCGCGGGCGGCGCCTGCACCGGCACCGGAGTGGGCCCGACGAAGATCAGCCGCGTGATCGGGATCCTGAAGGCGTACACCACCCGCGTCGGCGCGGGCCCGTTCCCCACCGAGCTCCTCGACGAGGACGGCGAGAAGCTGCGCACGATCGGCGGCGAACGCGGTGTGACCACCGGGCGCGACCGGCGCTGCGGCTGGTTCGACGCGGTCATCGCGCGCTACGCGACCCGGGTCAACGGCCTGACCGACTTCTTCCTCACCAAGCTGGACGTGCTCACCGGCTGGGAGCGGATCCCGGTGTGCGTGGCGTACGAGATCGACGGCAAGCGCGTCGAGGAGCTGCCGTACAGCCAGACCGACTTCCACCACGCCAAGCCGATCTACGAGACGCTGCCGGGCTGGTCGGAGGACATCACCAAGGCCAAGACCTTCGACGAGCTGCCGAAGAACGCGCAGAAGTACGTCCAGGCGCTCGAGGAGATGTCGGGCGCCCCGATCTCGGCCATCGGCGTCGGGCCGGGCCGTGACGAGACCATCCAGATCAACTCGTTCCTCTGA
- a CDS encoding ABC transporter permease, producing MTAVADARVSPRTRGSAHDLAGTGTLLRLALRRDRIMMPVWVLCLGLTASSTVGRLKSAYDTPARRASLVEDMNGNGSTRALFGAAFDDTLGALTVWRVGAFLTVFAAIMSLLIVIRHTREEEETGRQEALSAGMVGRRAGLTSALLAVAIANGAVTLLIAGSLAGQGGTGALALGLAVGLSGMAFGGLAAVAAQLTENARLARGLSSAVVGVAFVLRMAGDAAEDGSKGSGHVLVWLSPLGWAEYARPYADERWWPLLLIAVLAAASIALAYSLAGRRDVGASFYATRPGPPAAGPLLSGVYGLGWRLQRGALLGWAAGFVFAGAIFGSISDGANDFLGDSDKTRDIIQRMGGAQGLNDAFLAAMVGVLGTILTVYTTTSVLRLRGEETDQRAEPLLANAVGRLRWAGSHLVIAYLGPVVILAIGGLALGLGYGVAAGDLTDQLPRCLGAALAQLPALWVLTSVTLFLVGMVPKYSAAAWAFVGWVVALGWMGPALELSDSVMDTSPFSHLPKLPGDEVTAAPFLWLLLLSVVLAAGGLVGMRRRDIGG from the coding sequence ATGACCGCCGTAGCCGACGCCCGGGTCTCCCCCCGCACCCGCGGATCGGCCCACGACCTGGCGGGCACGGGCACGCTGCTGCGGCTCGCCCTGCGCCGCGACCGGATCATGATGCCGGTGTGGGTGCTGTGCCTGGGGCTCACGGCCAGCAGCACCGTCGGCCGCCTGAAGAGCGCGTACGACACCCCCGCCCGGCGCGCCAGCCTCGTCGAGGACATGAACGGGAACGGCTCGACCCGGGCCCTGTTCGGCGCCGCCTTCGACGACACGCTCGGCGCGCTGACCGTCTGGCGCGTGGGCGCCTTCCTTACGGTGTTCGCCGCGATCATGAGCCTGCTCATCGTGATCCGGCACACCCGTGAGGAGGAGGAGACCGGCCGCCAGGAGGCGCTCTCCGCGGGCATGGTCGGCCGCCGCGCGGGGCTCACCTCGGCCCTGCTCGCCGTGGCCATCGCCAACGGCGCGGTGACCCTGCTCATCGCGGGCAGCCTCGCGGGCCAGGGCGGCACCGGCGCGCTGGCCCTCGGCCTCGCCGTCGGCCTGTCCGGTATGGCCTTCGGCGGTCTGGCCGCCGTCGCCGCCCAGCTCACGGAGAACGCACGGCTGGCCCGGGGCCTGAGCTCCGCCGTGGTCGGCGTCGCCTTCGTGCTGCGCATGGCGGGTGACGCCGCCGAGGACGGCAGCAAGGGCTCCGGCCATGTCCTGGTCTGGCTCTCGCCGCTGGGCTGGGCCGAGTACGCCCGGCCGTACGCGGACGAGCGCTGGTGGCCGCTGCTGCTGATCGCCGTGCTCGCCGCGGCCTCGATCGCCCTCGCGTACTCCCTCGCCGGGCGGCGCGACGTGGGCGCCAGCTTCTACGCCACCCGTCCCGGCCCACCGGCCGCCGGCCCGCTGCTGAGCGGGGTCTACGGCCTGGGCTGGCGGCTGCAGCGCGGTGCCCTGCTCGGCTGGGCCGCGGGATTCGTCTTCGCGGGCGCCATCTTCGGATCCATCTCCGACGGCGCGAACGACTTCCTCGGCGACAGCGACAAGACCCGCGACATCATCCAGCGCATGGGCGGCGCCCAGGGGCTCAACGACGCGTTCCTGGCCGCCATGGTCGGCGTCCTCGGCACCATCCTCACCGTCTACACCACCACCTCCGTGCTGCGGCTGCGCGGCGAGGAGACCGACCAGCGTGCCGAGCCCCTGCTGGCCAACGCCGTCGGCCGGCTGCGCTGGGCCGGGAGCCACCTGGTCATCGCGTACCTCGGCCCGGTGGTCATCCTCGCCATCGGTGGTCTGGCGCTGGGGCTGGGCTACGGCGTCGCGGCGGGCGATCTGACCGACCAGCTCCCCCGCTGCCTGGGCGCCGCCCTCGCCCAGCTCCCGGCGCTGTGGGTGCTCACCAGCGTGACGCTCTTCCTGGTGGGCATGGTGCCGAAGTACTCGGCCGCGGCCTGGGCCTTCGTCGGCTGGGTGGTCGCCCTGGGCTGGATGGGGCCGGCGCTGGAGCTGTCCGACTCCGTCATGGACACCTCACCCTTCAGCCATCTGCCGAAGCTGCCGGGCGACGAGGTGACGGCAGCGCCGTTCCTGTGGCTGCTGCTCCTCTCGGTCGTCCTCGCCGCCGGAGGACTGGTGGGTATGCGCCGCCGTGACATCGGCGGCTGA
- a CDS encoding cytochrome P450 — protein MSSSAEAPAFDPWRPSFVADPYPAYAELRERGRAHWFEPSRQWLIPRHADVGALLRDRRLGRTYLHRFGHEEFGRTAPPPEHEPFHTLNDHGMLDLEPPDHTRLRRLVSKAFTPRTVEALVPTIQRLAEELVDSLVASGGGDLIETVAEPLPVAVIAEMLGIPPADRPALRPWSADICGMYELSPGEDTARRAVRASVEFSAYLRELIGARRKAPGDDLISGLIAAYDEGDRLTEQEMISTCVLLLNAGHEATVNTTGNGWWALFRHPEQLALLRADPDALLPTAVDELLRYDTPLQLFERWVLEDIEVGGTVIPRGSEVALLFGSANRDPARFDRPDTLDLSRTDNPHISFGAGIHYCLGAPLARLELIASFGALLRKAPGLRLVKEPERGANFVIRGLRELRVEL, from the coding sequence ATGAGCAGCAGCGCGGAAGCCCCCGCCTTCGACCCCTGGCGGCCGTCGTTCGTCGCGGACCCGTATCCGGCCTACGCCGAGCTGCGCGAGCGCGGCCGCGCGCATTGGTTCGAGCCCTCCCGCCAGTGGCTGATCCCGCGGCACGCGGATGTCGGCGCCCTGCTGCGGGACCGCAGGCTCGGCCGCACCTATCTCCACCGCTTCGGCCATGAGGAGTTCGGCCGCACCGCGCCGCCGCCAGAGCACGAGCCGTTCCACACCCTCAACGACCACGGCATGCTCGACCTGGAGCCGCCGGATCACACCCGGCTGCGGCGGCTCGTCTCCAAGGCGTTCACCCCGCGGACGGTCGAGGCGCTGGTGCCGACGATCCAGCGGCTCGCGGAGGAACTCGTCGACTCCCTCGTCGCCTCGGGCGGCGGCGACCTCATCGAGACGGTCGCCGAACCGCTGCCGGTCGCCGTGATCGCCGAGATGCTGGGCATTCCGCCCGCCGACCGGCCCGCCCTGCGGCCCTGGTCGGCGGATATCTGCGGGATGTACGAGCTGAGCCCGGGCGAGGACACGGCGCGCCGGGCCGTGCGCGCGTCCGTCGAATTCTCCGCGTATCTGCGCGAGTTGATCGGGGCGCGCCGCAAGGCCCCGGGGGACGATCTGATCAGCGGGCTCATCGCCGCGTACGACGAGGGCGACCGGCTCACCGAGCAGGAGATGATCTCCACCTGTGTGCTGCTGCTCAACGCGGGCCATGAGGCCACGGTCAACACCACCGGGAACGGCTGGTGGGCGCTCTTCCGCCATCCCGAGCAGCTCGCCCTGCTCCGCGCCGACCCCGACGCGCTGCTGCCCACCGCCGTGGACGAGCTGCTGCGCTATGACACCCCGCTGCAGCTCTTCGAGCGGTGGGTGCTGGAGGACATCGAGGTCGGCGGCACGGTCATCCCGCGTGGCAGCGAGGTCGCGCTGCTCTTCGGCTCGGCCAACCGCGACCCGGCCCGCTTCGACCGCCCCGACACCCTCGATCTCTCCCGCACCGACAACCCCCACATCAGCTTCGGCGCCGGTATCCACTACTGTCTGGGCGCCCCGCTGGCCCGTCTGGAGCTGATCGCCTCCTTCGGCGCCCTGCTCCGCAAGGCGCCCGGACTGCGGCTGGTCAAGGAGCCGGAGCGGGGGGCGAACTTCGTCATCCGCGGTCTGCGGGAGCTGCGGGTCGAGCTCTGA